The stretch of DNA TGATTCTATTACCTTATTCTTATACAGAATGTGACAAAATCTatgattcattttttcgcCATTTAGGTATTTTAcactgaattttaataaatatttaattgtcctgattttcattgaagaacAAACTCATTTACACGTTTTTAGGGAGATATTATAATGCATTTTACATTTAGTtgttaacataaaaaaactgaatttgaaaaaacaaaaaattaaaaaatcaagcatacaaaataatatgaaaaagtTTCTATGTGTAATTAAGACAATCATCATgtaattaaacatttctttcatCGCGATTGGTTGCATTTTAATCGAAATCTCGTTTAACTCTCTCCTGACGTCACGAGCCTGTTATCAGCTGGTGGTGGGGGAAAGTGCTTgtaggagaaaaaattgtttaaatgtCATAGGAAGGATTTTTTACATTACGTGCACATCTCagctgaattttctcaattttccaccagTAATCTCTATCTTTTGTGATTGTTTTCGCTGTACTGGTGATCATAAAAAACCTCTGCATTGGGATTTATGTTGAGAAAATGGCAGTATCTCGAGCAAAAGCATTTATGGTGACATCTTCACGGTGACTTTCTACAGAGATTGTatatttgttagttttttttttcttattttccttcattttcgcTATTTTAGTGCCTTGTCCACTACATCTTCTGTGTGGCGCGATGGCAGTGAATCGTGGATCAGCAAATTGTtggtgagaaaaattgaacCGACAAAGGAGCCACATAGCCGGATGCTGAGCGACAAAGAAATAATCTATGCACTTCATACGCACAATGTTCGCCCGGATTCAATAGCCAAATACTTGGCCAACTATAAAACTACTGTTGAGCtcataaatgagaaaaaggatatttcttgcgACCTCATTGCATCTTGGACGGTGCAAGTGGGTGATATGGATCAATGTCTTCATTTATGGCGCTACACCGGTGGCTTTGAAGCTATTGATCAGGCAAAAGATAATTTGTGGCACGATCCTGAATACCTCAGGCTAATGCAGGAGCGTGGAAACTACCTCAGATCGCGACATTTGCAATACTTACTGGCATTTAGCTATTGGCCACAAATCCAATTGCGCACCGATGACAAACACATCTACGAGATGCGATCTTATCGCCTCAAGCCGGGCACAATGATCGAATGGGGCAACAATTGGGCACGCGCTATCAACTATCGACGCAACAATGACGAACCATTTGCTGgatttttctcccaaattgGTCGTCTCTACAATGTTCACCATATTTGGTGTAGGTTTTCTTTTACGAAATCATTCTTTGAGAGACCTacaggataaaaaaaatcaattctctcTTTTAGGCTACAAATCCCTTCAAGCTCGAAAGGAAACCCGAGAGGCAGCCTGGCGTTCACCTGGCTGGGATGAATGTGTTGCATATACAGTTCCTCTCATTCGTGAGATGCACTGCCGTATCCTGGCGCCTACAGAATTCTCACCTACAAAGTAATCGTATGCACGGTGAGCTGCAAAATGCGCAAGagtgtttatatatttttctatgagaaattttatacTAAAGTATGGCCCCCTTTTTGTTCC from Lutzomyia longipalpis isolate SR_M1_2022 chromosome 1, ASM2433408v1 encodes:
- the LOC129797306 gene encoding protein NipSnap, with amino-acid sequence MAVSRAKAFMVTSSRALSTTSSVWRDGSESWISKLLVRKIEPTKEPHSRMLSDKEIIYALHTHNVRPDSIAKYLANYKTTVELINEKKDISCDLIASWTVQVGDMDQCLHLWRYTGGFEAIDQAKDNLWHDPEYLRLMQERGNYLRSRHLQYLLAFSYWPQIQLRTDDKHIYEMRSYRLKPGTMIEWGNNWARAINYRRNNDEPFAGFFSQIGRLYNVHHIWCYKSLQARKETREAAWRSPGWDECVAYTVPLIREMHCRILAPTEFSPTK